In one Haloplanus salinus genomic region, the following are encoded:
- the cydB gene encoding cytochrome d ubiquinol oxidase subunit II, translated as MTDYGAFAAGPLFGLPLPELWFALVFAILGTFLFLDGFDFGAGALFATREDDEERETILAAIGPFWDGNEVWLVVFGGALFAAFPAVYANLFSRNYLLLFGVLAALILRGLAPEMYEQRHDAAWQRWWGRSFVVGSVLTPFLLGVFTANWLTGSGALLTPVGVAVGSTLVALTVVSGAAFLRVKTAGSLREGVRRAGERALVAYLGLVVVTLGLLSLSTPRLAAAVTAPAVLALVATSVGLGVGYVAALRTDRDLLALVASGLLTYGLVAVVAFLLFPLVDPGTGLSVSEAIVAPLALNIMSVASAFLLPLVVTYFVVLYSAFSGPVRPTESY; from the coding sequence ATGACTGACTACGGCGCCTTCGCCGCGGGGCCGCTGTTCGGACTGCCGCTCCCGGAGCTGTGGTTCGCGCTCGTGTTCGCCATCCTCGGGACCTTCCTCTTTCTGGACGGGTTCGACTTCGGCGCCGGCGCGCTCTTTGCCACCCGCGAGGACGACGAGGAGCGCGAGACGATCCTCGCGGCCATCGGACCGTTCTGGGACGGCAACGAGGTGTGGCTCGTCGTCTTCGGCGGGGCGCTGTTCGCCGCGTTCCCGGCCGTGTACGCCAACCTGTTCAGCCGGAACTACCTGCTCCTGTTCGGCGTGCTCGCCGCGCTCATCCTGCGGGGGTTGGCTCCCGAGATGTACGAACAGCGCCACGACGCCGCGTGGCAGCGGTGGTGGGGGCGGTCGTTCGTCGTCGGGAGCGTCCTCACGCCCTTCCTGCTCGGCGTGTTCACCGCGAATTGGCTCACGGGGTCCGGTGCGCTCCTCACTCCCGTAGGCGTCGCCGTCGGCTCGACGCTCGTCGCGCTCACCGTCGTCTCCGGGGCCGCCTTCCTACGGGTGAAAACGGCCGGGTCGCTGCGCGAGGGCGTCCGCCGGGCGGGCGAGCGCGCCCTCGTCGCCTATCTCGGGCTGGTCGTCGTGACGCTCGGCCTGCTGTCCCTGTCGACGCCGCGGCTCGCGGCGGCCGTGACGGCGCCGGCGGTGCTCGCGCTGGTCGCCACGTCGGTCGGCCTCGGCGTCGGCTACGTGGCCGCGCTCCGAACCGACCGTGACCTGCTCGCCCTCGTGGCGAGCGGGCTGTTGACATACGGGCTCGTCGCCGTCGTCGCGTTCCTACTCTTCCCGCTCGTCGACCCGGGCACGGGGCTGTCGGTCTCCGAGGCCATCGTCGCCCCCCTCGCGTTGAACATCATGTCGGTCGCCTCGGCGTTCCTGTTGCCGCTCGTCGTGACGTACTTCGTCGTCCTGTACAGCGCGTTCAGTGGGCCGGTACGGCCGACGGAGTCGTACTAA
- a CDS encoding cytochrome ubiquinol oxidase subunit I: protein MVDPVIASRVQFALTTIVHIIFPVMSMGLAPFLVYFTWREVRGGEAVYEQLRRFWTKIFAVSFVVGTVTGIVLEFEFGTNFAAFSTFAGELFGGPLATEGMMAFMLEATFLGIFVFGRERVSDRLYFVSSLAVAAGTWLSAVWILIANSWMQLPRGYELVERGGQTVVHLTDPIAAYLNPRFMFMYVHMQNAAVESVALFMAGVAAYHIFKHYVWGYSVQEVDFWEKTLKIAIVALLITAPLQVLHGDMYARHVHETQPQKFAAMEAVWETDSYVPEYLVAFPTSLDDITNPRARELFGLGIPGGASWLASGGDPQATIRGLNDFDTEAPPVAIVFWSFRAMVGLGFWFILLAFWGGYRWWRGELLEDGLLHKALMGSSLLGIVAVELGWVVTEVGRQPWVVQGVLKTADGVSPGLTGTEATITLAGFVLAYASLLALYSYVVARIIRAGPPGAEELRTFATEADDPVAGVPGDD, encoded by the coding sequence ATGGTCGATCCAGTCATCGCAAGTCGGGTACAGTTTGCGCTCACTACCATCGTTCACATCATCTTCCCCGTGATGAGCATGGGCCTCGCGCCCTTCCTCGTTTACTTCACGTGGAGGGAAGTGCGCGGAGGCGAGGCCGTATACGAACAGCTCAGGCGGTTCTGGACGAAGATCTTTGCCGTCAGCTTCGTCGTCGGGACGGTGACGGGCATCGTCCTCGAGTTCGAGTTCGGCACCAACTTCGCCGCCTTCTCGACGTTCGCGGGGGAGTTGTTCGGTGGTCCGCTGGCGACCGAGGGGATGATGGCGTTCATGCTCGAGGCGACGTTCCTGGGCATCTTCGTGTTCGGGCGCGAGCGCGTCTCCGATCGGTTGTACTTCGTCTCCAGTCTCGCCGTCGCCGCGGGCACGTGGCTCTCCGCGGTCTGGATTCTCATCGCGAACTCGTGGATGCAGCTCCCGCGCGGGTACGAACTCGTCGAGCGCGGCGGGCAGACGGTCGTTCACCTCACCGACCCCATCGCCGCGTACCTGAACCCGCGGTTCATGTTCATGTACGTCCACATGCAGAACGCCGCGGTCGAGTCGGTCGCGCTCTTCATGGCCGGGGTCGCGGCGTACCACATCTTCAAGCACTACGTCTGGGGCTACTCGGTCCAGGAGGTCGACTTCTGGGAGAAGACGCTGAAGATCGCGATCGTCGCCCTCCTCATCACCGCGCCGTTGCAGGTGTTGCACGGCGACATGTACGCCCGGCACGTCCACGAGACGCAGCCACAGAAGTTCGCCGCGATGGAGGCCGTCTGGGAGACCGATTCGTACGTGCCGGAGTATCTCGTCGCCTTCCCCACGAGCCTCGACGATATCACGAACCCACGCGCGAGGGAACTGTTCGGCCTCGGTATCCCCGGCGGGGCGTCCTGGCTCGCTAGCGGGGGTGATCCACAGGCCACCATACGCGGGTTGAACGACTTCGACACCGAGGCACCCCCGGTCGCTATCGTCTTCTGGTCGTTCCGGGCGATGGTCGGCCTCGGCTTCTGGTTCATCCTGCTCGCGTTCTGGGGTGGCTACCGGTGGTGGCGCGGCGAACTCCTCGAGGACGGCCTGCTCCACAAGGCGCTGATGGGCTCCAGTCTCCTCGGGATCGTCGCCGTCGAACTCGGCTGGGTCGTCACCGAGGTCGGCCGGCAGCCGTGGGTCGTCCAGGGCGTGTTGAAGACGGCCGACGGCGTCTCCCCCGGGCTGACCGGGACCGAAGCGACGATCACGCTCGCGGGGTTCGTCCTGGCGTACGCGAGCCTGCTCGCGCTCTACAGCTACGTCGTCGCGCGGATCATCCGGGCTGGTCCACCCGGGGCCGAGGAACTCCGGACGTTCGCGACCGAGGCCGACGACCCGGTAGCGGGGGTGCCCGGCGATGACTGA